A DNA window from Calliphora vicina chromosome 1, idCalVici1.1, whole genome shotgun sequence contains the following coding sequences:
- the LOC135963409 gene encoding putative uncharacterized protein DDB_G0286901 — protein sequence MSSEEDNECFGLFIDDKSLLKTTLALNSNNSPALAVDNSNSTAICPELTAKLEIPSSTTSPNLLNLEAHELGEIQAGQLHVNTCNNKQPPLLTNGGNDLLLCKEEKGEKLNSVDTNTAAATTTTTATATATAKNHHDENQTENHQQEQYNNNNDDDDVDGEEEENNVVSVNVNNNSTNDEGDDEVIFLFGQQQQQHNNNNTLNTTSTTCATTTNTTNNKNTASASNLTTTLTTTTTTTTTSTTTTKNNNNNTTSSSSPSSTFTNNTTTTQQQVVTDVDDNLESSHKGAVNKTTSSLSSCGLKTFRNSLNTLQTAINSNKLNTNNTNSNQCTTSVSNNNNKKKETKFKVVKSSLKIKLSKSPLNSNSNLTTTTNTNNNNNLFSETHKQVNDFCSKLTNLNANNLSNLNNSSNDCLLNSLEELQQQQQQQKIHNCSVKRLPF from the exons ATGTCATCAGAGGAGGATAACGAATGTTTTGGGTTGTTTATTGATGACAAGtctttattaaaaacaacattggCCTTAAATTCTAACAATTCGCCAGCACTGGCTGTAGATAATTCGAATTCGACAGCAATTTGCCCTGAATTAACGGCCAAATTGGAAATACCTTCTTCGACTACATCACCAAACTTATTGAATTTGGAAGCACATGAATTGGGAGAAATACAAGCAGgacaattacatgtaaataCATGTAATAACAAACAACCACCATTGTTGACAAACGGTGGTAACGATCTTCTTCTCTGCAAAGAAGAAAAAGGCGAAAAACTCAACTCAGTAGACACTAATACTGCTGCTGCCACTACTACTACGACAGCCACGGCCACAGCTACGGCAAAAAACCACCACGACGAAAATCAAACAGAAAACCATCAGCAAGAacaatataacaacaacaacgacgacGACGACGTCGACGGGGAGGAAGAGGAGAATAACGTTGTTAGtgttaatgttaataataacAGTACAAACGACGAAGGAGACGACGAAGTTATATTTCTCTTCggccagcaacaacaacaacataataataataacactcTTAATACAACTTCCACTACTTGTGCGACGACTACTAACACTACCAACAATAAAAACACAGCGTCTGCTTCAAATTTAACAACGACCCTAACGACTACCACCACGACAACTACGACTTCGACGACGACGAcgaagaataataataataatacgacCTCATCGTCATCACCATCATCCACATTCACAAATAATACTACTACTACACAACAACAAGTCGTAACAGACGTTGATGATAACTTAGAAAGTAGTCATAAAGGTGCCGTCAATAAGACAACATCGTCATTGTCGTCGTGCGGCTTAAAAACATTTAGAAATTCCTTAAATACGTTACAAACAgctataaattcaaataaacttaACACAaataatacgaattcaaatcaATGTACTACTAGtgttagtaataataataataaaaaaaaggaaacaaaattcAAAGTGGTAAAATCgtccttaaaaattaaattatcaaaatctcctttaaattcaaattctaatttaaccacaacaacaaatacaaataataataataatttatttagtgAAACCCATAAACAAGTGaatgatttttgttcaaaattaacaaatctaaatgcaaataatttatcaaatttaaataattcatccAATGATTGCTTGCTAAATTCTTTAGAGGAattacagcagcaacaacagcaacaaaaaa TCCACAATTGCTCGGTCAAACGCCTGCCGTTTTAA